One Sporomusaceae bacterium ACPt DNA window includes the following coding sequences:
- the hcp_2 gene encoding Hydroxylamine reductase has product MSMFCYQCEQTAGGSGCTKIGVCGKNEDIASLQDTLIFGLKGIAAYAHHARELGARDEQVDAFMHDALFFTLTNVNFNLDKHIEMVLKCGEINLKVMELLDKAHVDHFGSPVPTEVFTGFKSGYGILVTGHDLLDLEELLKQTEGTGVNVYTHGEMLPAHAYPELKKYKHLVGNYGTAWQNQRKEFEQFPGAILVTTNCVMPLTPNESYGDRIFTRSVTGLQGGNHIADRDFSAVIAKAKSLPVLPDKAGAYTLTTGFHHNAILGLADKIVDAVKAGKIKRFFLIGGCDGAKPGRNYYTELAEKVPKDCVILTVACGKYRFNHLDFGDIDGIPRLIDLGQCNNAYSGIQVAVALAKVFNCGVNDLPLSFILSWFEQKAVAILLTLLHLGVKNIRLGPSAPAFVSPAVFKVLNEKFGLRPITTPDEDLKAILG; this is encoded by the coding sequence ATGAGCATGTTTTGCTACCAATGTGAACAAACAGCCGGTGGCTCCGGCTGCACCAAAATCGGCGTCTGCGGTAAGAACGAGGATATCGCCAGCCTTCAGGACACTCTGATTTTCGGTCTGAAAGGCATTGCCGCCTATGCCCACCATGCCCGCGAACTGGGCGCCCGTGACGAACAGGTGGACGCTTTCATGCATGACGCCCTATTCTTTACCCTGACTAATGTAAACTTCAACCTTGATAAACATATAGAAATGGTCCTTAAATGCGGCGAAATCAACCTCAAGGTCATGGAGCTATTAGACAAAGCCCATGTCGACCACTTTGGCTCACCGGTACCTACCGAAGTATTCACCGGCTTCAAATCCGGCTACGGCATCCTGGTTACCGGCCACGATCTGTTAGACCTGGAAGAACTGTTAAAACAGACCGAAGGCACAGGCGTCAATGTCTACACCCATGGCGAAATGCTGCCGGCGCACGCCTATCCTGAGCTCAAAAAATACAAACACCTGGTAGGCAACTATGGCACTGCCTGGCAAAACCAGCGTAAAGAGTTCGAACAGTTCCCCGGCGCCATCCTGGTAACTACCAACTGTGTCATGCCGCTAACGCCTAACGAGTCTTACGGCGACCGCATCTTTACCCGCAGCGTCACCGGCCTGCAGGGAGGCAACCATATTGCTGACCGCGATTTCTCGGCAGTCATTGCTAAAGCCAAATCGCTGCCCGTACTGCCTGACAAAGCCGGCGCTTACACATTGACTACCGGTTTTCATCATAATGCCATCCTTGGCTTGGCCGACAAAATTGTCGATGCTGTCAAAGCCGGCAAAATTAAACGGTTCTTCCTCATTGGCGGTTGCGACGGCGCTAAACCTGGCCGCAACTACTATACCGAACTGGCGGAAAAAGTGCCAAAAGATTGCGTAATTCTCACCGTAGCCTGTGGCAAATACCGCTTTAACCACCTCGACTTCGGCGATATTGACGGCATTCCGCGCCTTATTGACCTTGGTCAATGTAACAACGCGTACTCAGGCATCCAAGTGGCCGTTGCCTTAGCTAAAGTATTCAACTGTGGCGTAAACGATCTGCCCCTCTCCTTCATACTGTCCTGGTTTGAGCAAAAAGCAGTAGCCATCCTGCTCACCCTGCTCCACTTAGGTGTTAAGAACATCCGCCTCGGCCCATCGGCGCCGGCTTTCGTATCACCGGCAGTATTCAAGGTTCTCAATGAGAAATTCGGCCTCCGGCCGATCACTACCCCGGACGAAGATTTAAAAGCCATCTTAGGTTAG
- the hemL gene encoding Glutamate-1-semialdehyde 2,1-aminomutase: MAFKLDKSATAFAEAKRYIPGGVNSPVRSFRGVGGTPPFIAKAAGSHIFDIDGNKYIDYVGSWGPMILGHAHPEVIAELSDALQRGTSYGAPTLLETELARLITEAVPSMELVRFVNSGTEATMSVLRLARAYTQRNKIVKFAGCYHGHHDSLLVKAGSGATTLGVPDSPGVPDTIAGNTITVEYNDAQALTTVFERHGQDIAAVIIEPVPGNMGLILPRPGYLEQVRALTEKYGALLIFDEVMSGFRVAYGGAQELYDITPDLTCLGKVIGGGLPVGAYGGRRDIMEHIAPAGPVYQAGTLSGNPLAMTAGLATLRLIAQNPDFYEKLTSMTTALCAGVQAQALAFGFNFQFHQVGSMFGIFFTDKPVYDYNSAKRSDVGAFNTFFHAMLEQGVYLAPSQFEAAFMSSAHTHTDIGATIAASGNAFARVAEYYRKQKHE; the protein is encoded by the coding sequence ATGGCATTTAAATTAGATAAGTCAGCCACCGCTTTTGCTGAGGCGAAACGGTACATACCAGGCGGAGTCAATAGTCCGGTGCGCTCGTTCCGGGGCGTCGGCGGCACACCGCCCTTTATCGCCAAAGCTGCCGGCAGCCACATTTTTGACATTGACGGCAATAAATATATTGACTATGTCGGCTCATGGGGACCGATGATTTTAGGCCACGCCCACCCGGAAGTTATTGCCGAACTCAGCGACGCCCTTCAACGCGGTACCAGTTATGGTGCACCGACACTGTTAGAAACCGAATTGGCGCGCTTGATTACCGAAGCAGTACCTTCCATGGAGCTTGTTCGTTTTGTTAATTCAGGCACTGAAGCCACTATGAGCGTTCTTCGCCTGGCCCGCGCTTATACCCAACGCAACAAGATCGTCAAGTTTGCCGGTTGCTATCATGGTCACCATGACAGTCTGCTGGTCAAAGCCGGCTCAGGGGCGACAACCTTGGGCGTGCCTGACAGCCCGGGAGTTCCGGATACAATAGCGGGCAATACCATTACCGTAGAGTATAATGATGCTCAGGCTTTAACCACAGTCTTTGAGCGGCACGGCCAAGACATAGCGGCGGTAATTATTGAGCCGGTACCTGGCAATATGGGGCTTATCCTGCCACGCCCGGGGTATCTTGAACAGGTCCGGGCTCTTACCGAAAAGTATGGCGCGCTCTTAATTTTTGATGAGGTGATGTCCGGTTTCCGCGTAGCTTATGGCGGTGCTCAGGAACTTTATGACATTACACCTGATCTTACCTGTCTGGGCAAAGTAATCGGCGGCGGTTTGCCGGTCGGCGCGTATGGCGGACGGCGGGATATTATGGAACATATCGCCCCGGCCGGACCGGTGTATCAGGCTGGCACGCTGAGCGGCAATCCGTTGGCTATGACGGCAGGGCTTGCGACTTTGCGGTTAATAGCGCAAAATCCTGATTTTTATGAAAAACTGACATCCATGACAACTGCGCTGTGTGCCGGTGTCCAGGCCCAGGCTTTAGCTTTTGGTTTCAACTTCCAATTTCATCAGGTTGGTTCAATGTTTGGCATATTCTTTACTGACAAGCCGGTTTACGATTATAACAGCGCCAAACGTTCCGATGTGGGCGCCTTCAATACCTTCTTCCACGCAATGCTTGAACAAGGGGTTTACCTGGCTCCGTCTCAGTTTGAAGCTGCATTTATGTCAAGTGCTCATACGCACACTGATATTGGTGCGACAATTGCCGCCAGCGGCAATGCTTTCGCCAGAGTAGCCGAGTATTATCGTAAACAAAAACATGAATAA